From a region of the Tenggerimyces flavus genome:
- a CDS encoding DUF3574 domain-containing protein: MKNSTVKQSLLPLGLAVAGVASIVGLSAAAAPDAQPDAAPAAASSVSGTQHQPRPGDIFRRTELYFGSARPDNKPPVTDAQFDTFVDKYVTPRFPDGLTQLTGEGQFNGSTGPIEEKSFVVVLLYPLDDRGANKEIEAIRKDYKKAFQQESVLRADSLDRVSF, encoded by the coding sequence ATGAAGAACAGCACTGTCAAGCAGTCCTTGTTGCCGCTCGGACTCGCGGTGGCCGGGGTCGCGTCGATCGTCGGACTCAGCGCCGCCGCCGCGCCGGATGCTCAGCCGGACGCCGCACCCGCGGCCGCCAGCTCAGTCAGCGGCACCCAGCACCAGCCGCGGCCCGGCGACATCTTCCGCCGGACCGAGCTCTACTTCGGCTCGGCCCGTCCCGACAACAAGCCGCCGGTCACCGACGCGCAGTTCGACACGTTCGTCGACAAGTACGTCACCCCGCGCTTCCCCGACGGCCTCACCCAGCTCACCGGCGAGGGCCAGTTCAACGGGTCCACCGGCCCGATCGAGGAGAAGTCGTTCGTCGTCGTTCTGCTCTACCCGCTGGACGATCGCGGTGCGAACAAGGAGATCGAGGCCATCCGCAAGGACTACAAGAAGGCGTTCCAGCAGGAGTCCGTCCTCCGCGCCGACAGCCTGGA
- a CDS encoding flavin monoamine oxidase family protein, whose protein sequence is MNDSVDRRAFLQKLAVVGAAFPLASLANAPASAGTHKKRVVILGAGLAGLASAYNLMKRGYDVKVLEAQDRPGGRVYTRRDGLRRGGHAEMGAVRIFEVHEYTHKYVKEFGLPLREYDTGTRAFYLQGKRFLAPPAGKRWPITLGENEQPDPNGKVGDYLGSGFGKLGDIFDSAWPKKFPATKELDDTTFGGYAKSQGASDTWLDWFRADHGNILQVNALAGFAVESIANGEQLRSIDGGNDKLPYAFAKALGQRVKYRSVVKRIAQDAHGVTVSYEDRHGRRHELRADRMIVAMPFAPLRRVNIATPFSANKMAAIKKLRYYPAARAYFQTRKPFWRSDPLGALGGLQLVGTDTFAGRIWDTTSQQTDPHYGMVQSYMLGQDAVDFAAYGHRRIDAMRKQFRKALPGMDDQIVGVATHTWQEDKWAGGVTGWVQPGDLTWMWPAMRKVEGRVHFAGEHTSLWIAWMNGALESAERVVSEVLAADSKGA, encoded by the coding sequence ATGAACGACTCCGTCGACAGGCGGGCGTTCCTCCAGAAGCTCGCCGTCGTGGGAGCCGCCTTTCCCCTTGCCAGCTTGGCGAACGCGCCGGCATCGGCGGGGACGCACAAGAAGCGGGTCGTGATCCTTGGTGCCGGACTTGCGGGTCTGGCGTCGGCGTACAACCTGATGAAGCGCGGGTACGACGTCAAGGTGCTCGAGGCGCAGGACCGCCCCGGCGGTCGCGTCTACACCAGGCGCGACGGGCTGCGTCGCGGCGGACACGCTGAGATGGGCGCGGTCCGCATCTTCGAGGTGCACGAGTACACGCACAAGTACGTCAAGGAGTTCGGCCTGCCGCTGCGCGAGTACGACACCGGGACGCGGGCCTTCTACCTGCAGGGCAAGCGATTCCTTGCACCCCCGGCTGGTAAGCGATGGCCTATCACGTTGGGGGAGAACGAGCAGCCCGACCCGAACGGGAAGGTGGGCGACTACCTCGGCAGCGGGTTCGGCAAGCTCGGCGACATCTTCGACTCCGCGTGGCCGAAGAAGTTCCCCGCTACCAAGGAGCTCGACGACACCACGTTCGGCGGCTACGCGAAGTCGCAGGGGGCTTCGGACACCTGGCTCGACTGGTTCCGAGCGGACCACGGCAACATCCTTCAGGTCAACGCGCTCGCCGGGTTCGCGGTGGAGTCGATCGCGAACGGCGAACAGCTGCGGAGCATCGACGGCGGGAACGACAAGCTGCCGTACGCGTTCGCGAAGGCGCTCGGGCAGCGGGTCAAGTACCGCTCGGTGGTCAAGCGGATCGCGCAGGACGCCCATGGCGTGACCGTGTCGTACGAGGACAGGCATGGCCGCCGGCACGAGCTGCGCGCCGACCGGATGATCGTCGCGATGCCGTTCGCGCCGCTGCGCCGGGTCAACATCGCGACACCGTTCTCCGCGAACAAGATGGCCGCGATCAAGAAGCTGCGGTACTACCCGGCGGCTCGCGCCTACTTCCAGACCCGCAAGCCGTTCTGGCGTTCCGACCCGCTCGGCGCGTTGGGTGGCTTGCAGCTCGTCGGTACGGACACGTTCGCCGGACGGATCTGGGACACGACGTCGCAGCAGACCGATCCGCACTACGGCATGGTGCAGAGCTACATGCTCGGCCAGGACGCGGTCGACTTCGCCGCGTACGGACATCGCCGGATCGACGCGATGCGCAAGCAGTTCCGCAAGGCGCTGCCGGGGATGGACGACCAGATCGTCGGCGTCGCCACCCACACCTGGCAGGAGGACAAGTGGGCCGGCGGCGTGACCGGCTGGGTGCAACCCGGCGACCTGACCTGGATGTGGCCAGCGATGCGCAAGGTCGAGGGCCGTGTCCACTTCGCCGGCGAGCACACCTCGCTCTGGATCGCCTGGATGAACGGTGCCCTCGAGTCCGCCGAACGCGTGGTCTCAGAGGTACTCGCCGCTGACTCGAAGGGCGCCTGA
- a CDS encoding multicopper oxidase domain-containing protein encodes MISRRNLVKLGGLAGAAAILPAERIVSALGAKPAQASPAVELFAQKLRIPPVLVRKYRKWGVDYYGVSMREGLAQILPGAKTPIWGYNGQFPGPTFKVEKNRPIKVIQKNKLDKELAVHLHGGNVPSSSDGLPGDEIQPGDTRTYFYPNAQQASTYWYHDHKHGLESFNSYMGLSGYYLLHDWREDRLDLPRGKYDVPLIIQDRFFNDDNSFRLPVPGEFAGDVTLVNGVAHPRFEVERRPYRFRLLNGSSMDGLVDLSLDNGAPLYVIGNDGGLLEKPVPVQHLPIAPSERYDVIVDFSKVALGAKIVLRNAVNFFGNRAEVMRFDVTKKAQGYVHPIPKKLVHLHRLDPKRASKHRTFDLRSNLEVGQMLINGKAFDPARIDIKPKLGATEIWTVRNTEAPELPIPHVFHTHLVQFHILDRDGKPPAAHEAGWKDSVTIEAGSSIRLIMRFGDFTGRYLYHCHLLGHADAGMMAQMEVVR; translated from the coding sequence ATGATCAGCAGACGTAACCTCGTCAAGCTCGGCGGTCTCGCCGGTGCCGCGGCGATCCTGCCGGCCGAACGCATCGTCAGCGCACTCGGCGCGAAGCCCGCACAGGCCTCGCCCGCGGTGGAGCTGTTCGCGCAGAAGCTGCGGATTCCGCCGGTGCTCGTCCGCAAGTACCGCAAGTGGGGCGTCGACTACTACGGGGTCTCGATGCGGGAGGGCCTGGCGCAGATCCTGCCGGGCGCCAAGACGCCGATCTGGGGCTACAACGGGCAGTTCCCCGGCCCGACGTTCAAGGTCGAGAAGAACCGCCCGATCAAGGTGATCCAGAAGAACAAGCTGGACAAGGAGCTCGCGGTCCACCTGCACGGCGGGAACGTCCCGTCCAGCTCCGACGGCCTGCCGGGCGACGAGATCCAGCCCGGCGACACCCGGACGTACTTCTACCCGAACGCGCAGCAGGCCTCGACGTACTGGTACCACGACCACAAGCACGGCCTGGAGTCGTTCAACAGCTACATGGGCCTGTCCGGCTACTACCTGCTGCACGACTGGCGCGAGGACCGGCTGGACCTCCCGCGTGGCAAGTACGACGTGCCCCTCATCATCCAGGACCGCTTCTTCAACGACGACAACTCGTTCCGGCTGCCTGTTCCGGGTGAGTTCGCCGGCGACGTCACGTTGGTGAACGGCGTCGCGCACCCGCGCTTCGAGGTCGAGCGGCGGCCGTACCGCTTCCGGCTCCTGAACGGCTCGTCGATGGACGGACTCGTCGACCTGAGCCTGGACAACGGCGCGCCGCTCTACGTGATCGGCAACGACGGCGGCCTGCTCGAGAAGCCTGTCCCCGTTCAGCATCTGCCGATCGCGCCGTCGGAACGGTACGACGTGATCGTCGACTTCTCGAAGGTCGCTCTCGGCGCGAAGATCGTGCTGAGGAACGCGGTCAACTTCTTCGGCAACCGCGCCGAGGTCATGCGCTTCGACGTGACGAAGAAGGCCCAGGGGTACGTCCACCCGATCCCGAAGAAGCTCGTCCACCTGCACCGGCTCGACCCCAAGCGAGCCAGCAAGCACCGTACGTTCGACTTGCGCTCCAACCTCGAGGTCGGCCAGATGCTGATCAACGGGAAGGCGTTCGACCCGGCCCGGATCGACATCAAGCCGAAACTCGGCGCCACCGAGATCTGGACCGTCCGCAACACCGAGGCTCCGGAGCTGCCGATCCCGCACGTGTTCCACACCCACCTGGTGCAGTTCCACATCCTCGACCGCGACGGCAAGCCGCCGGCGGCGCACGAGGCCGGCTGGAAGGACAGCGTCACGATCGAGGCAGGCTCGAGCATCCGGCTGATCATGAGGTTCGGGGACTTCACCGGGCGGTACCTCTACCACTGCCACCTGCTCGGCCACGCCGACGCCGGAATGATGGCGCAGATGGAGGTCGTTCGATGA